In the genome of Odontesthes bonariensis isolate fOdoBon6 chromosome 20, fOdoBon6.hap1, whole genome shotgun sequence, the window tgctggtagtacgctgtgcacaacaaGAGGCTACGTGGCAAGGAGGtgccagattcaacaagcttttatgatgagaacccagccactgcagcaacgcaagccgtacatggagcgccgctttttggttagaccgggaagaagcagtgAATGGTGGGAAAATTTCGttgaccaagttgttgtcgccgaagaataaataataaagcaagggcgatcatgtgatgtgatggctgattagtcatgtgactagcgaatcagccgatccccgtttgtgtgtaaatgtaaatagtttgcaagacgccgacacgaagaaatggtgaattaattaatgtaaacagagccttagactttgcgttctgcgcatgctcagtgccatgtaacccatgtaaccccactgagtgatgatGTCAACCCACGTTACCTTCACCTGAAGTTTGATACTTTCCTTCACAGAGTAAAAGCCATCAGCCTCACAGTGGAACTCTAAGACAGGAATGATGTCACACCTGAGTTGGCCCCGCGCCAGTTTAGCTTATCGTTGTGCTCTCTGCACAGGCCAGGCTATTATTAGCAGTGCAAGTTGATAACGAGGCATTATGCAGTGTTTTATGAACACAAACACTTTAGCAACGCGTGGAGCAGCCATGTTGGATTTAAAATGATAGGGTCGATCACTAGATTGATGTGAGCAGGTTACAGTTTGGTTGATCCTGTTGAtttttctgcagtttttttttaacctggttTCTCCACGGTGCTGACCGCGTTTTGTTTTTGTGCCCTGAAGGGAATCTACCGAGTGAACGGTGCTAAGTCTCGGGTGGAGAAGTTGTGTCAGGCGTTTGAAAATGGCAAGGACCTGGTGGAGCTCTCTGAACTGTATCCTCACGACATTAGCAACGTACTCAAACTCTACCTGCGACAGGTGAGAATGCAGAAGTTCAGTCATTGCTCATTTTTGactgaaaccccccccccccccgtctctCATTTCTAATTCCGCACCACTTCGTAACTTTGGTttcgtttgtttttttactttcttttcccctcCACACCCTCCAGCTTCCAGAGCCGCTCATCCTCTTCCGTTACTATAACGACTTCATCGGTTTGGCCAAGGAAAGCCAGAGTATCATTGTGGAGGAACTGGAAGCACTGCGGCTCAGTCCCAGCCCCGTGGCCCCGGCCCAGGTCAGCGTGGAGCTCAACCGGGTGCTGTTCAAAATCAAGGATCTGCTAAGACAGCTGCCTCCAGCTCATTACAAGACACTGCAGTTCCTCATAGAGCATCTGCACAGGTATGCAGGGCAGCAGCTTGAGTATCCAAACCTCAACCCTGAAACATGAAAATGAAACTTTTTCTTTGCCGCCGTCTTGGTAGAGATTTATCAAAGGATAGAATttccattcttttttctttttccttccaaAGGGTGACCGAGTGTTCGGAAGAAAACAAGATGACCGCCAGCAACCTGGGGATCATCTTTGGCCCAACGCTGATCAAGCCGAGGCAGGCGGATGCCGAAGTGTCCCTTTCCTCTCTGGTGGATTACCCCTACCAGGCACTCATGGTGGAGCTCCTGATCAAACACTACGAGATGGTCTTTGACACCACCCTCAGTCCCCTGAGCGGCACCTCCCCCACGGAAGTCGATGCCCACCCCCGCTCTGACCCCCGCCTCACCCACagggaggagcagcagctgagCAGGCACTCCAAGTCGCTGGGAGACATCAAGGAGGTAATTAGTCACTAGTTTCCATCCAAAACATGACACTGGCTTCTATTATTGGCACAGCGTGCGAAATCACTCTACGTGTACGTGATTAACAGCGTGACTGTCTGTTTCCTCCATCTTGCCCTTACAGCAGAGCTCCAAAGTGTTTAAGAGACATTCCTCCATAATTCCTTCTTCACATTTACTGGCTGAAGTTCAGGAGACGATGCCAAGCCTCGATGGGAGCGATTTTGAACTTGGTCAGTATTTATACAAGTCCCTTTCCCCACTATATGGCCCAAGTAAGCCCTGATTTGTGAAGTCTGCGTAGGTTTTACGTGGAACCAGAGTGTTGAACATCTTTTTGAATCTCTTTGTTTAAAGCTGATGAAACGGACCCGGAGACCCACAATGGGGTGTTGTCATCAAGCGCTACAGATGCCCCGAAGCCCGGCGAGAGAGGCCTCTGTCGTTCCCACCACGTCACAGTCACCAGGGTTCAGCTTCGACACCCTCGCAGCAAGCTCTCCTCTCGGCCGGTGAGCTTGCCAGCCGAACGGCTCGCCGGCCGAGGACACGTGGATGAGAACAACACTCGGAACAGCGCCGACCAGGACGACAGGAAAGGAGGGAGTTTCGACCAGTCCATTGAAGAAGTGGACGAGACTGAAAATCCGAAGCTGCGAGTGGGCACGCGTTTCCAGAGCACATTTATCGACACGCAGACATTACGCAGGACGTGGGACAAACAGTACAAGCACGATGTGGCTTCCAGAGCGGTCCGACTCGTGGCCAGCTCGCCTTCAGACGCCACAGCAGCCGATGGCGACGGCTCATCTGCCTCTGTGCCGTCAGACTTGTCCCTTGGAAGTGCAGGGAGCAGCGTCGGGACCCTCTACCCCAGCAGACCTTACACGGTCGCAGTGCGACCCAGCAGGACTTTAAGAAGGGAGGACAACGTCACCAAGTACAGCACAATTACGACCGCTTTCAGGGCCCCCAGGACTCTCCAGCCTCCCCCGGGAACTTTCTATAAGCCCCCGACAGGGAACAAAACCAAAGTCCTGCAGAACTGCGCACTAGCTAACAGCGCTGAGGAAGAAGATGGGGATAATGATGATGacgatgaggaggaggaagaggaagaagaagaagaagaagaagaagaagaagaagaggaggaggagctggggaTTGAGATCGAGGTGTCAGTAGATGAGCCTCTTGAGGAGGACATTGAGGTGGAGCAGGCGGCCATATGTCAGTCTCCCAGCTCCAGCCCTGAGGAACTGGGCCAAAACCAGTCCAAACCAGTGTACCAGAGACTAAGGCCCAGGCGCCTTCAGGAGGTAGAACACCGAGAGGCTCATTTTGTTTGAGCCGTTAGAAACGATTGGCTGGTGGGCTGTCGTAGCCGAATGTGAACATGCGCCGTGTTTTAGAGGCAAAAGCCTCGGAAGCACCTGCGGAGAAAATGACCCGAAGCTGGTTTTCAGGAGCGTGTGGGCAGTTATTTGACCTGTTCTTTGTACATTTGGTCCCCAGAGGGCAAACAGGACGCACTTAATACTGTATGTTTCCCACACCATGCACACTTTGTTACCAATCACGTGCTCCGGACACTCGGCGCATCCTGAGAATATTTATGATTTCTTTCAAACTGTGcaattttccaacattttttgttttgttttgttttgtacaaAGTCCTTACAGGCTCACTATCAATGTATGTTtatataccaaaaaaaaaaaaaccctgtgtTTGAGTCGTTACATTAGTGCGTATACTGTAGCCACAACACTGAGAAAGCATTCAGCGCACTTACCTGACATCAATACTCTGTGTCGTACCTACCGTGAGTAAGAGTGTTTTAAACTGTTACACGTAGGTTAAGATGAATTATTTTCTAATAACTTCTTTTGTAAAGCAATTTAAGGATCCTTTTTGTTACGTGTTGTGCTCAATACCTATGAGTCCTGTTGTATAAGAACGTTGCAAAGGGTTTTCATCCTCTCGCCTCCATGATGTTGAACTtgggaaaaaaagcttttatgaACACCAATGCTTTTCTAACCCGGCATTGCAtttcatccatttatttttatttttatagagtAACATTTACGACTTCTGTCATAaccaaagctgtttttttttttttttttttttttttttttttttttttttttttttacacaagttaactAGTCTTATCAGTAACCTAAACCTTACAGGTTGTTTGTAAGTCATTGGAAGTGCATCATATATTTAAATGGTATCTGTTTTTCAGGGCGATGTACAAGGTTGACGGAATGTTTGAAAGGTTTTAAGTgtgagcaaaaaaaacaacaaaaaaacaggtacatgaaaacaaacaccCTTTTGTAACTTATTAAAATATATCTGACAACTTCCAACTTAACTTgctggggttttttttctggtCAAATGATCTTCCACACCTTTCTTTAGAAAGCAGCACTTCTTGTCACCATGACTGGAATGAAATGCTCTGAGTCTGTGTTGCATGTTGAAATATGTTACACCGACGGGGGAAGAAAGCATGCGAAAGGGGATACTCAGGATCAGTTGTTTGTGGGGGGAGATTAACTCCCTTTGTCGTGGACTTTAGACTCAGAACTTTGCAGATTTTTATATACATTTGCAACAAAGAAGTTCTGAAGTCGTACTTCTTTAGCCTGAAAAGGTTGATCTGTGTATTTGAGTAAAACTGATGATCCAACACCTGTGatggcatcttttttttttttcataaaaatgaatgtttttttcctCGCCACATCAGCGGTAGGATTATGTGGTCGAACGAGGGCCGGGAGGCTTAGGTCATGGAGGCCTCTGCGAATGGAGGAGAGGCGTTAGCCGTCTCCCTGCACTTGAGAAAGGAGATTAAACCAATCTGCTTAACTGTTCACGAGGTCTGCAAAGGAGCTGCGTTAGCAGCCGCAAGGAACA includes:
- the arhgap29a gene encoding rho GTPase-activating protein 29 isoform X2, whose translation is MGDVENGSVLGLPLTKRSRSFENLSVESGGSGPEKDDPPGPSLPVRPEEVDRTLQRQDNGVESALLYAKAWSKYTKELLAWVEKRLSVDIECAKSYAKMAETAKTLANQQEFMPFREIYKTAFKNDTEYSQLVLHTAAVLQSNKFVQPLLARKNELDRLRKEVKEQWQRGQKKMNEADSALKKARLLQAQRQEEHEKAKVATSRLEEEQIGGGGGAAAAKQLEKRRRLEEEALQKAEEAREHCKACQVDVGVKRVDLANTKSVIITQIREMVSQCDLTLKAVTVNWFQLQQAQVVSLPVNHQSLCENAKLYEPGQRYIEFVRSLPTNGPRLESHSLDSPVAQNTGLFFNKRSLTGSHSSHSNLSQASVTSDILGGDEVDSQTGPQHAKVAERRSNGSTDNQALRIQGPFRPWGSTNQGGGMCSDSESAGGSSESRSMDSPTASPGDFKRRLPRTPSTGTMSSADDLDDREPPSPSDNGLNEMVIETASSPGPFRNTQMSKAAQTHKLRKLRAPSKCRECDSLVVFHGAECEECSLACHKKCLETLAIQCGHKKLQGRLHLFGIDFTQAARNSQDGIPFIIRKCTSEIENRALNIKGIYRVNGAKSRVEKLCQAFENGKDLVELSELYPHDISNVLKLYLRQLPEPLILFRYYNDFIGLAKESQSIIVEELEALRLSPSPVAPAQVSVELNRVLFKIKDLLRQLPPAHYKTLQFLIEHLHRVTECSEENKMTASNLGIIFGPTLIKPRQADAEVSLSSLVDYPYQALMVELLIKHYEMVFDTTLSPLSGTSPTEVDAHPRSDPRLTHREEQQLSRHSKSLGDIKEQSSKVFKRHSSIIPSSHLLAEVQETMPSLDGSDFELADETDPETHNGVLSSSATDAPKPGERGLCRSHHVTVTRVQLRHPRSKLSSRPVSLPAERLAGRGHVDENNTRNSADQDDRKGGSFDQSIEEVDETENPKLRVGTRFQSTFIDTQTLRRTWDKQYKHDVASRAVRLVASSPSDATAADGDGSSASVPSDLSLGSAGSSVGTLYPSRPYTVAVRPSRTLRREDNVTKYSTITTAFRAPRTLQPPPGTFYKPPTGNKTKVLQNCALANSAEEEDGDNDDDDEEEEEEEEEEEEEEEEEEEELGIEIEVSVDEPLEEDIEVEQAAICQSPSSSPEELGQNQSKPVYQRLRPRRLQEVEHREAHFV